From the Mustelus asterias chromosome 14, sMusAst1.hap1.1, whole genome shotgun sequence genome, one window contains:
- the LOC144503924 gene encoding poly(rC)-binding protein 3 isoform X18 — protein MDPKVTEGGLNVTLTIRLLMHGKEVGSIIGKKGETVKKMREESGARINISEGNCPERIVTITGPTDAIFKAFAMIAFKFEEDIDNSMSNSTATSKPPVTLRLVVPASQCGSLIGKGGSKIKEIRESTGAQVQVAGDMLPNSTERAVTISGMPDAIIQCVKQICVVMLEVEYKSPPKGATIPYRPKPASAPVIFAGGQVRADPLSASAANLSLLLQHQPLPAYTIQGQYAIPHPDLTKLHQLAMQHTPFTPLGQTTPGFPGLDANPPASTHELTIPNDANI, from the exons ATGGACCCTAAAGTTACTGAAGGCGGGCTGAATGTTACCCTTACCATCCGACTGTTGATGCATGGGAAG gaaGTTGGAAGCATCATTGGAAAG AAAGGCGAGACTGTGAAAAAGATGCGCGAGGAG AGTGGTGCGCGCATCAATATCTCGGAAGGAAATTGTCCTGAGAGAATTGTAACCATCACAGGCCCAACCGATGCAATATTCAAGGCATTTGCAATGATTGCCTTTAAGTTTGAGGAG GACATCGATAATTCAATGTCGAACAGTACAGCCACAAGTAAACCACCCGTGACTCTGCGACTTGTTGTGCCAGCCAGTCAGTGCGGATCACTGATTGGAAAAGGAGGCTCCAAGATCAAAGAAATTCGTGAG TCGACAGGGGCTCAAGTCCAGGTGGCAGGGGACATGCTGCCTAATTCCACTGAGCGTGCTGTGACAATCTCTGGGATGCCAGATGCTATCATCCAGTGTGTGAAGCAAATATGTGTGGTGATGCTGGAGGTAGAGTATAAG TCCCCACCGAAAGGTGCCACCATTCCCTACCGCCCAAAGCCCGCCTCTGCCCCCGTCATTTTTGCAGGTGGCCAGGTAAGAGCAGATCCCCTCTCGGCCTCCGCAGCCAACCTCAGCCTCTTACTGCAGCACCAGCCACTGCCT GCCTATACAATTCAGGGACAGTATGCCATTCCACACCCAGAT TTGACCAAGCTTCATCAGTTGGCTATGCAGCATACCCCCTTTACTCCCCTTGGGCAGACCACCCCTGGTTTCCCTG GTTTGGATGCCAATCCCCCGGCCAGTACTCATGAACTCACCATTCCCAATGAT GCTAACATCTGA
- the LOC144503924 gene encoding poly(rC)-binding protein 3 isoform X22 — protein MDPKVTEGGLNVTLTIRLLMHGKEVGSIIGKKGETVKKMREESGARINISEGNCPERIVTITGPTDAIFKAFAMIAFKFEEDIDNSMSNSTATSKPPVTLRLVVPASQCGSLIGKGGSKIKEIRESTGAQVQVAGDMLPNSTERAVTISGMPDAIIQCVKQICVVMLEVEYKSPPKGATIPYRPKPASAPVIFAGGQAYTIQGQYAIPHPDLTKLHQLAMQHTPFTPLGQTTPGFPGLDANPPASTHELTIPNDANI, from the exons ATGGACCCTAAAGTTACTGAAGGCGGGCTGAATGTTACCCTTACCATCCGACTGTTGATGCATGGGAAG gaaGTTGGAAGCATCATTGGAAAG AAAGGCGAGACTGTGAAAAAGATGCGCGAGGAG AGTGGTGCGCGCATCAATATCTCGGAAGGAAATTGTCCTGAGAGAATTGTAACCATCACAGGCCCAACCGATGCAATATTCAAGGCATTTGCAATGATTGCCTTTAAGTTTGAGGAG GACATCGATAATTCAATGTCGAACAGTACAGCCACAAGTAAACCACCCGTGACTCTGCGACTTGTTGTGCCAGCCAGTCAGTGCGGATCACTGATTGGAAAAGGAGGCTCCAAGATCAAAGAAATTCGTGAG TCGACAGGGGCTCAAGTCCAGGTGGCAGGGGACATGCTGCCTAATTCCACTGAGCGTGCTGTGACAATCTCTGGGATGCCAGATGCTATCATCCAGTGTGTGAAGCAAATATGTGTGGTGATGCTGGAGGTAGAGTATAAG TCCCCACCGAAAGGTGCCACCATTCCCTACCGCCCAAAGCCCGCCTCTGCCCCCGTCATTTTTGCAGGTGGCCAG GCCTATACAATTCAGGGACAGTATGCCATTCCACACCCAGAT TTGACCAAGCTTCATCAGTTGGCTATGCAGCATACCCCCTTTACTCCCCTTGGGCAGACCACCCCTGGTTTCCCTG GTTTGGATGCCAATCCCCCGGCCAGTACTCATGAACTCACCATTCCCAATGAT GCTAACATCTGA
- the LOC144503924 gene encoding poly(rC)-binding protein 3 isoform X20, which translates to MDPKVTEGGLNVTLTIRLLMHGKEVGSIIGKKGETVKKMREESGARINISEGNCPERIVTITGPTDAIFKAFAMIAFKFEEDIDNSMSNSTATSKPPVTLRLVVPASQCGSLIGKGGSKIKEIRESTGAQVQVAGDMLPNSTERAVTISGMPDAIIQCVKQICVVMLESPPKGATIPYRPKPASAPVIFAGGQVRADPLSASAANLSLLLQHQPLPAYTIQGQYAIPHPDLTKLHQLAMQHTPFTPLGQTTPGFPGLDANPPASTHELTIPNDANI; encoded by the exons ATGGACCCTAAAGTTACTGAAGGCGGGCTGAATGTTACCCTTACCATCCGACTGTTGATGCATGGGAAG gaaGTTGGAAGCATCATTGGAAAG AAAGGCGAGACTGTGAAAAAGATGCGCGAGGAG AGTGGTGCGCGCATCAATATCTCGGAAGGAAATTGTCCTGAGAGAATTGTAACCATCACAGGCCCAACCGATGCAATATTCAAGGCATTTGCAATGATTGCCTTTAAGTTTGAGGAG GACATCGATAATTCAATGTCGAACAGTACAGCCACAAGTAAACCACCCGTGACTCTGCGACTTGTTGTGCCAGCCAGTCAGTGCGGATCACTGATTGGAAAAGGAGGCTCCAAGATCAAAGAAATTCGTGAG TCGACAGGGGCTCAAGTCCAGGTGGCAGGGGACATGCTGCCTAATTCCACTGAGCGTGCTGTGACAATCTCTGGGATGCCAGATGCTATCATCCAGTGTGTGAAGCAAATATGTGTGGTGATGCTGGAG TCCCCACCGAAAGGTGCCACCATTCCCTACCGCCCAAAGCCCGCCTCTGCCCCCGTCATTTTTGCAGGTGGCCAGGTAAGAGCAGATCCCCTCTCGGCCTCCGCAGCCAACCTCAGCCTCTTACTGCAGCACCAGCCACTGCCT GCCTATACAATTCAGGGACAGTATGCCATTCCACACCCAGAT TTGACCAAGCTTCATCAGTTGGCTATGCAGCATACCCCCTTTACTCCCCTTGGGCAGACCACCCCTGGTTTCCCTG GTTTGGATGCCAATCCCCCGGCCAGTACTCATGAACTCACCATTCCCAATGAT GCTAACATCTGA
- the LOC144503924 gene encoding poly(rC)-binding protein 3 isoform X5, whose amino-acid sequence MDPKVTEGGLNVTLTIRLLMHGKEVGSIIGKKGETVKKMREESGARINISEGNCPERIVTITGPTDAIFKAFAMIAFKFEEDIDNSMSNSTATSKPPVTLRLVVPASQCGSLIGKGGSKIKEIRESTGAQVQVAGDMLPNSTERAVTISGMPDAIIQCVKQICVVMLEVEYKSPPKGATIPYRPKPASAPVIFAGGQVRADPLSASAANLSLLLQHQPLPAYTIQGQYAIPHPDQLTKLHQLAMQHTPFTPLGQTTPGFPGLDANPPASTHELTIPNDLIGCIIGRQGSKINEIRQMSGAQIKIANAAEGSTERQITITGSPANISLAQYLINARLTSEVSGMGSL is encoded by the exons ATGGACCCTAAAGTTACTGAAGGCGGGCTGAATGTTACCCTTACCATCCGACTGTTGATGCATGGGAAG gaaGTTGGAAGCATCATTGGAAAG AAAGGCGAGACTGTGAAAAAGATGCGCGAGGAG AGTGGTGCGCGCATCAATATCTCGGAAGGAAATTGTCCTGAGAGAATTGTAACCATCACAGGCCCAACCGATGCAATATTCAAGGCATTTGCAATGATTGCCTTTAAGTTTGAGGAG GACATCGATAATTCAATGTCGAACAGTACAGCCACAAGTAAACCACCCGTGACTCTGCGACTTGTTGTGCCAGCCAGTCAGTGCGGATCACTGATTGGAAAAGGAGGCTCCAAGATCAAAGAAATTCGTGAG TCGACAGGGGCTCAAGTCCAGGTGGCAGGGGACATGCTGCCTAATTCCACTGAGCGTGCTGTGACAATCTCTGGGATGCCAGATGCTATCATCCAGTGTGTGAAGCAAATATGTGTGGTGATGCTGGAGGTAGAGTATAAG TCCCCACCGAAAGGTGCCACCATTCCCTACCGCCCAAAGCCCGCCTCTGCCCCCGTCATTTTTGCAGGTGGCCAGGTAAGAGCAGATCCCCTCTCGGCCTCCGCAGCCAACCTCAGCCTCTTACTGCAGCACCAGCCACTGCCT GCCTATACAATTCAGGGACAGTATGCCATTCCACACCCAGAT CAGTTGACCAAGCTTCATCAGTTGGCTATGCAGCATACCCCCTTTACTCCCCTTGGGCAGACCACCCCTGGTTTCCCTG GTTTGGATGCCAATCCCCCGGCCAGTACTCATGAACTCACCATTCCCAATGAT CTAATAGGATGTATAATCGGCAGACAAGGCAGCAAAATCAATGAGATCAGACAAATGTCTGGGGCGCAGATTAAAATAGCTAATGCAGCAGAAGGCTCAACGGAACGCCAGATTACTATTACTGGATCCCCTGCCAACATAAGCCTTGCACAGTACCTCATTAATGCAAG GCTAACATCTGAAGTTTCTGGAATGGGCTCACTTTAA
- the LOC144503924 gene encoding poly(rC)-binding protein 3 isoform X7, with product MDPKVTEGGLNVTLTIRLLMHGKEVGSIIGKKGETVKKMREESGARINISEGNCPERIVTITGPTDAIFKAFAMIAFKFEEDIDNSMSNSTATSKPPVTLRLVVPASQCGSLIGKGGSKIKEIRESTGAQVQVAGDMLPNSTERAVTISGMPDAIIQCVKQICVVMLESPPKGATIPYRPKPASAPVIFAGGQVRADPLSASAANLSLLLQHQPLPAYTIQGQYAIPHPDQLTKLHQLAMQHTPFTPLGQTTPGFPGLDANPPASTHELTIPNDLIGCIIGRQGSKINEIRQMSGAQIKIANAAEGSTERQITITGSPANISLAQYLINARLTSEVSGMGSL from the exons ATGGACCCTAAAGTTACTGAAGGCGGGCTGAATGTTACCCTTACCATCCGACTGTTGATGCATGGGAAG gaaGTTGGAAGCATCATTGGAAAG AAAGGCGAGACTGTGAAAAAGATGCGCGAGGAG AGTGGTGCGCGCATCAATATCTCGGAAGGAAATTGTCCTGAGAGAATTGTAACCATCACAGGCCCAACCGATGCAATATTCAAGGCATTTGCAATGATTGCCTTTAAGTTTGAGGAG GACATCGATAATTCAATGTCGAACAGTACAGCCACAAGTAAACCACCCGTGACTCTGCGACTTGTTGTGCCAGCCAGTCAGTGCGGATCACTGATTGGAAAAGGAGGCTCCAAGATCAAAGAAATTCGTGAG TCGACAGGGGCTCAAGTCCAGGTGGCAGGGGACATGCTGCCTAATTCCACTGAGCGTGCTGTGACAATCTCTGGGATGCCAGATGCTATCATCCAGTGTGTGAAGCAAATATGTGTGGTGATGCTGGAG TCCCCACCGAAAGGTGCCACCATTCCCTACCGCCCAAAGCCCGCCTCTGCCCCCGTCATTTTTGCAGGTGGCCAGGTAAGAGCAGATCCCCTCTCGGCCTCCGCAGCCAACCTCAGCCTCTTACTGCAGCACCAGCCACTGCCT GCCTATACAATTCAGGGACAGTATGCCATTCCACACCCAGAT CAGTTGACCAAGCTTCATCAGTTGGCTATGCAGCATACCCCCTTTACTCCCCTTGGGCAGACCACCCCTGGTTTCCCTG GTTTGGATGCCAATCCCCCGGCCAGTACTCATGAACTCACCATTCCCAATGAT CTAATAGGATGTATAATCGGCAGACAAGGCAGCAAAATCAATGAGATCAGACAAATGTCTGGGGCGCAGATTAAAATAGCTAATGCAGCAGAAGGCTCAACGGAACGCCAGATTACTATTACTGGATCCCCTGCCAACATAAGCCTTGCACAGTACCTCATTAATGCAAG GCTAACATCTGAAGTTTCTGGAATGGGCTCACTTTAA
- the LOC144503924 gene encoding poly(rC)-binding protein 3 isoform X9: MDPKVTEGGLNVTLTIRLLMHGKEVGSIIGKKGETVKKMREESGARINISEGNCPERIVTITGPTDAIFKAFAMIAFKFEEDIDNSMSNSTATSKPPVTLRLVVPASQCGSLIGKGGSKIKEIRESTGAQVQVAGDMLPNSTERAVTISGMPDAIIQCVKQICVVMLEVEYKSPPKGATIPYRPKPASAPVIFAGGQAYTIQGQYAIPHPDQLTKLHQLAMQHTPFTPLGQTTPGFPGLDANPPASTHELTIPNDLIGCIIGRQGSKINEIRQMSGAQIKIANAAEGSTERQITITGSPANISLAQYLINARLTSEVSGMGSL, translated from the exons ATGGACCCTAAAGTTACTGAAGGCGGGCTGAATGTTACCCTTACCATCCGACTGTTGATGCATGGGAAG gaaGTTGGAAGCATCATTGGAAAG AAAGGCGAGACTGTGAAAAAGATGCGCGAGGAG AGTGGTGCGCGCATCAATATCTCGGAAGGAAATTGTCCTGAGAGAATTGTAACCATCACAGGCCCAACCGATGCAATATTCAAGGCATTTGCAATGATTGCCTTTAAGTTTGAGGAG GACATCGATAATTCAATGTCGAACAGTACAGCCACAAGTAAACCACCCGTGACTCTGCGACTTGTTGTGCCAGCCAGTCAGTGCGGATCACTGATTGGAAAAGGAGGCTCCAAGATCAAAGAAATTCGTGAG TCGACAGGGGCTCAAGTCCAGGTGGCAGGGGACATGCTGCCTAATTCCACTGAGCGTGCTGTGACAATCTCTGGGATGCCAGATGCTATCATCCAGTGTGTGAAGCAAATATGTGTGGTGATGCTGGAGGTAGAGTATAAG TCCCCACCGAAAGGTGCCACCATTCCCTACCGCCCAAAGCCCGCCTCTGCCCCCGTCATTTTTGCAGGTGGCCAG GCCTATACAATTCAGGGACAGTATGCCATTCCACACCCAGAT CAGTTGACCAAGCTTCATCAGTTGGCTATGCAGCATACCCCCTTTACTCCCCTTGGGCAGACCACCCCTGGTTTCCCTG GTTTGGATGCCAATCCCCCGGCCAGTACTCATGAACTCACCATTCCCAATGAT CTAATAGGATGTATAATCGGCAGACAAGGCAGCAAAATCAATGAGATCAGACAAATGTCTGGGGCGCAGATTAAAATAGCTAATGCAGCAGAAGGCTCAACGGAACGCCAGATTACTATTACTGGATCCCCTGCCAACATAAGCCTTGCACAGTACCTCATTAATGCAAG GCTAACATCTGAAGTTTCTGGAATGGGCTCACTTTAA
- the LOC144503924 gene encoding poly(rC)-binding protein 3 isoform X11, protein MDPKVTEGGLNVTLTIRLLMHGKEVGSIIGKKGETVKKMREESGARINISEGNCPERIVTITGPTDAIFKAFAMIAFKFEEDIDNSMSNSTATSKPPVTLRLVVPASQCGSLIGKGGSKIKEIRESTGAQVQVAGDMLPNSTERAVTISGMPDAIIQCVKQICVVMLESPPKGATIPYRPKPASAPVIFAGGQAYTIQGQYAIPHPDQLTKLHQLAMQHTPFTPLGQTTPGFPGLDANPPASTHELTIPNDLIGCIIGRQGSKINEIRQMSGAQIKIANAAEGSTERQITITGSPANISLAQYLINARLTSEVSGMGSL, encoded by the exons ATGGACCCTAAAGTTACTGAAGGCGGGCTGAATGTTACCCTTACCATCCGACTGTTGATGCATGGGAAG gaaGTTGGAAGCATCATTGGAAAG AAAGGCGAGACTGTGAAAAAGATGCGCGAGGAG AGTGGTGCGCGCATCAATATCTCGGAAGGAAATTGTCCTGAGAGAATTGTAACCATCACAGGCCCAACCGATGCAATATTCAAGGCATTTGCAATGATTGCCTTTAAGTTTGAGGAG GACATCGATAATTCAATGTCGAACAGTACAGCCACAAGTAAACCACCCGTGACTCTGCGACTTGTTGTGCCAGCCAGTCAGTGCGGATCACTGATTGGAAAAGGAGGCTCCAAGATCAAAGAAATTCGTGAG TCGACAGGGGCTCAAGTCCAGGTGGCAGGGGACATGCTGCCTAATTCCACTGAGCGTGCTGTGACAATCTCTGGGATGCCAGATGCTATCATCCAGTGTGTGAAGCAAATATGTGTGGTGATGCTGGAG TCCCCACCGAAAGGTGCCACCATTCCCTACCGCCCAAAGCCCGCCTCTGCCCCCGTCATTTTTGCAGGTGGCCAG GCCTATACAATTCAGGGACAGTATGCCATTCCACACCCAGAT CAGTTGACCAAGCTTCATCAGTTGGCTATGCAGCATACCCCCTTTACTCCCCTTGGGCAGACCACCCCTGGTTTCCCTG GTTTGGATGCCAATCCCCCGGCCAGTACTCATGAACTCACCATTCCCAATGAT CTAATAGGATGTATAATCGGCAGACAAGGCAGCAAAATCAATGAGATCAGACAAATGTCTGGGGCGCAGATTAAAATAGCTAATGCAGCAGAAGGCTCAACGGAACGCCAGATTACTATTACTGGATCCCCTGCCAACATAAGCCTTGCACAGTACCTCATTAATGCAAG GCTAACATCTGAAGTTTCTGGAATGGGCTCACTTTAA
- the LOC144503924 gene encoding poly(rC)-binding protein 3 isoform X17, with translation MDPKVTEGGLNVTLTIRLLMHGKEVGSIIGKKGETVKKMREESGARINISEGNCPERIVTITGPTDAIFKAFAMIAFKFEEDIDNSMSNSTATSKPPVTLRLVVPASQCGSLIGKGGSKIKEIRESTGAQVQVAGDMLPNSTERAVTISGMPDAIIQCVKQICVVMLEVEYKSPPKGATIPYRPKPASAPVIFAGGQVRADPLSASAANLSLLLQHQPLPAYTIQGQYAIPHPDQLTKLHQLAMQHTPFTPLGQTTPGFPGLDANPPASTHELTIPNDANI, from the exons ATGGACCCTAAAGTTACTGAAGGCGGGCTGAATGTTACCCTTACCATCCGACTGTTGATGCATGGGAAG gaaGTTGGAAGCATCATTGGAAAG AAAGGCGAGACTGTGAAAAAGATGCGCGAGGAG AGTGGTGCGCGCATCAATATCTCGGAAGGAAATTGTCCTGAGAGAATTGTAACCATCACAGGCCCAACCGATGCAATATTCAAGGCATTTGCAATGATTGCCTTTAAGTTTGAGGAG GACATCGATAATTCAATGTCGAACAGTACAGCCACAAGTAAACCACCCGTGACTCTGCGACTTGTTGTGCCAGCCAGTCAGTGCGGATCACTGATTGGAAAAGGAGGCTCCAAGATCAAAGAAATTCGTGAG TCGACAGGGGCTCAAGTCCAGGTGGCAGGGGACATGCTGCCTAATTCCACTGAGCGTGCTGTGACAATCTCTGGGATGCCAGATGCTATCATCCAGTGTGTGAAGCAAATATGTGTGGTGATGCTGGAGGTAGAGTATAAG TCCCCACCGAAAGGTGCCACCATTCCCTACCGCCCAAAGCCCGCCTCTGCCCCCGTCATTTTTGCAGGTGGCCAGGTAAGAGCAGATCCCCTCTCGGCCTCCGCAGCCAACCTCAGCCTCTTACTGCAGCACCAGCCACTGCCT GCCTATACAATTCAGGGACAGTATGCCATTCCACACCCAGAT CAGTTGACCAAGCTTCATCAGTTGGCTATGCAGCATACCCCCTTTACTCCCCTTGGGCAGACCACCCCTGGTTTCCCTG GTTTGGATGCCAATCCCCCGGCCAGTACTCATGAACTCACCATTCCCAATGAT GCTAACATCTGA
- the LOC144503924 gene encoding poly(rC)-binding protein 3 isoform X2 has product MDPKVTEGGLNVTLTIRLLMHGKEVGSIIGKKGETVKKMREESGARINISEGNCPERIVTITGPTDAIFKAFAMIAFKFEEDIDNSMSNSTATSKPPVTLRLVVPASQCGSLIGKGGSKIKEIRESTGAQVQVAGDMLPNSTERAVTISGMPDAIIQCVKQICVVMLESPPKGATIPYRPKPASAPVIFAGGQVRADPLSASAANLSLLLQHQPLPAYTIQGQYAIPHPDDACLLSTEYKAALASTLWRSPQLTQTSTQLKEPAWRPESLRGKMEIKNCNEESGTWGLDANPPASTHELTIPNDLIGCIIGRQGSKINEIRQMSGAQIKIANAAEGSTERQITITGSPANISLAQYLINARLTSEVSGMGSL; this is encoded by the exons ATGGACCCTAAAGTTACTGAAGGCGGGCTGAATGTTACCCTTACCATCCGACTGTTGATGCATGGGAAG gaaGTTGGAAGCATCATTGGAAAG AAAGGCGAGACTGTGAAAAAGATGCGCGAGGAG AGTGGTGCGCGCATCAATATCTCGGAAGGAAATTGTCCTGAGAGAATTGTAACCATCACAGGCCCAACCGATGCAATATTCAAGGCATTTGCAATGATTGCCTTTAAGTTTGAGGAG GACATCGATAATTCAATGTCGAACAGTACAGCCACAAGTAAACCACCCGTGACTCTGCGACTTGTTGTGCCAGCCAGTCAGTGCGGATCACTGATTGGAAAAGGAGGCTCCAAGATCAAAGAAATTCGTGAG TCGACAGGGGCTCAAGTCCAGGTGGCAGGGGACATGCTGCCTAATTCCACTGAGCGTGCTGTGACAATCTCTGGGATGCCAGATGCTATCATCCAGTGTGTGAAGCAAATATGTGTGGTGATGCTGGAG TCCCCACCGAAAGGTGCCACCATTCCCTACCGCCCAAAGCCCGCCTCTGCCCCCGTCATTTTTGCAGGTGGCCAGGTAAGAGCAGATCCCCTCTCGGCCTCCGCAGCCAACCTCAGCCTCTTACTGCAGCACCAGCCACTGCCT GCCTATACAATTCAGGGACAGTATGCCATTCCACACCCAGAT GATGCGTGCCTCTTGTCGACTGAGTATAAAGCGGCGCTGGCATCGACCTTGTGGAGAAGTCCGCAGCTTACTCAAACATCCACCCAGCTGAAGGAACCTGCATGGAGACCAGAATCCTTGAGAGGGAAAATGGAAATAAAAAACTGTAATGAAGAATCAGGAACCTGGG GTTTGGATGCCAATCCCCCGGCCAGTACTCATGAACTCACCATTCCCAATGAT CTAATAGGATGTATAATCGGCAGACAAGGCAGCAAAATCAATGAGATCAGACAAATGTCTGGGGCGCAGATTAAAATAGCTAATGCAGCAGAAGGCTCAACGGAACGCCAGATTACTATTACTGGATCCCCTGCCAACATAAGCCTTGCACAGTACCTCATTAATGCAAG GCTAACATCTGAAGTTTCTGGAATGGGCTCACTTTAA
- the LOC144503924 gene encoding poly(rC)-binding protein 3 isoform X21 codes for MDPKVTEGGLNVTLTIRLLMHGKEVGSIIGKKGETVKKMREESGARINISEGNCPERIVTITGPTDAIFKAFAMIAFKFEEDIDNSMSNSTATSKPPVTLRLVVPASQCGSLIGKGGSKIKEIRESTGAQVQVAGDMLPNSTERAVTISGMPDAIIQCVKQICVVMLEVEYKSPPKGATIPYRPKPASAPVIFAGGQAYTIQGQYAIPHPDQLTKLHQLAMQHTPFTPLGQTTPGFPGLDANPPASTHELTIPNDANI; via the exons ATGGACCCTAAAGTTACTGAAGGCGGGCTGAATGTTACCCTTACCATCCGACTGTTGATGCATGGGAAG gaaGTTGGAAGCATCATTGGAAAG AAAGGCGAGACTGTGAAAAAGATGCGCGAGGAG AGTGGTGCGCGCATCAATATCTCGGAAGGAAATTGTCCTGAGAGAATTGTAACCATCACAGGCCCAACCGATGCAATATTCAAGGCATTTGCAATGATTGCCTTTAAGTTTGAGGAG GACATCGATAATTCAATGTCGAACAGTACAGCCACAAGTAAACCACCCGTGACTCTGCGACTTGTTGTGCCAGCCAGTCAGTGCGGATCACTGATTGGAAAAGGAGGCTCCAAGATCAAAGAAATTCGTGAG TCGACAGGGGCTCAAGTCCAGGTGGCAGGGGACATGCTGCCTAATTCCACTGAGCGTGCTGTGACAATCTCTGGGATGCCAGATGCTATCATCCAGTGTGTGAAGCAAATATGTGTGGTGATGCTGGAGGTAGAGTATAAG TCCCCACCGAAAGGTGCCACCATTCCCTACCGCCCAAAGCCCGCCTCTGCCCCCGTCATTTTTGCAGGTGGCCAG GCCTATACAATTCAGGGACAGTATGCCATTCCACACCCAGAT CAGTTGACCAAGCTTCATCAGTTGGCTATGCAGCATACCCCCTTTACTCCCCTTGGGCAGACCACCCCTGGTTTCCCTG GTTTGGATGCCAATCCCCCGGCCAGTACTCATGAACTCACCATTCCCAATGAT GCTAACATCTGA
- the LOC144503924 gene encoding poly(rC)-binding protein 3 isoform X14 yields MDPKVTEGGLNVTLTIRLLMHGKEVGSIIGKKGETVKKMREESGARINISEGNCPERIVTITGPTDAIFKAFAMIAFKFEEDIDNSMSNSTATSKPPVTLRLVVPASQCGSLIGKGGSKIKEIRESTGAQVQVAGDMLPNSTERAVTISGMPDAIIQCVKQICVVMLESPPKGATIPYRPKPASAPVIFAGGQVRADPLSASAANLSLLLQHQPLPAYTIQGQYAIPHPDDACLLSTEYKAALASTLWRSPQLTQTSTQLKEPAWRPESLRGKMEIKNCNEESGTWGLDANPPASTHELTIPNDANI; encoded by the exons ATGGACCCTAAAGTTACTGAAGGCGGGCTGAATGTTACCCTTACCATCCGACTGTTGATGCATGGGAAG gaaGTTGGAAGCATCATTGGAAAG AAAGGCGAGACTGTGAAAAAGATGCGCGAGGAG AGTGGTGCGCGCATCAATATCTCGGAAGGAAATTGTCCTGAGAGAATTGTAACCATCACAGGCCCAACCGATGCAATATTCAAGGCATTTGCAATGATTGCCTTTAAGTTTGAGGAG GACATCGATAATTCAATGTCGAACAGTACAGCCACAAGTAAACCACCCGTGACTCTGCGACTTGTTGTGCCAGCCAGTCAGTGCGGATCACTGATTGGAAAAGGAGGCTCCAAGATCAAAGAAATTCGTGAG TCGACAGGGGCTCAAGTCCAGGTGGCAGGGGACATGCTGCCTAATTCCACTGAGCGTGCTGTGACAATCTCTGGGATGCCAGATGCTATCATCCAGTGTGTGAAGCAAATATGTGTGGTGATGCTGGAG TCCCCACCGAAAGGTGCCACCATTCCCTACCGCCCAAAGCCCGCCTCTGCCCCCGTCATTTTTGCAGGTGGCCAGGTAAGAGCAGATCCCCTCTCGGCCTCCGCAGCCAACCTCAGCCTCTTACTGCAGCACCAGCCACTGCCT GCCTATACAATTCAGGGACAGTATGCCATTCCACACCCAGAT GATGCGTGCCTCTTGTCGACTGAGTATAAAGCGGCGCTGGCATCGACCTTGTGGAGAAGTCCGCAGCTTACTCAAACATCCACCCAGCTGAAGGAACCTGCATGGAGACCAGAATCCTTGAGAGGGAAAATGGAAATAAAAAACTGTAATGAAGAATCAGGAACCTGGG GTTTGGATGCCAATCCCCCGGCCAGTACTCATGAACTCACCATTCCCAATGAT GCTAACATCTGA